From Bombus huntii isolate Logan2020A chromosome 4, iyBomHunt1.1, whole genome shotgun sequence, one genomic window encodes:
- the LOC126864579 gene encoding homeotic protein female sterile-like isoform X5 produces the protein MQQVDTISQNNSTSAPGKTTTTPATPAKEPPPRDEPPVEPVNGVVQPPVVPPPNRPGRVTNQLQFLQKGVLKPVWKHQFAWPFQQPVDAKKLNLPDYHKIIKQPMDLGTIKKRLENTYYWSGKECIQDFNTMFTNCYVYNKPGEDVVVMAQALEKLFLTKVAQMPKEEVELEPPVPKGPKGKKAGRVGAPVGGVAGAAGGTGRGRPSSGAAAVTSSVPNSLTPSATSAGTTGVIPMPPLGTQAPASVPGSTNTTTIAPPSTMGVTPMATHNSLPQQVVPPTSGYHAQPAMDPQAASAVPPPPQVPTAPTVMPPSQPAKLKKGVKRKADTTTPTANSFEPLYKLDPKNAKIPTRRESGRQIKKPTRQAEDGLVPFHQANMPLIGAMAQQPQHTTGKSKEKLSEALKSCNEILKELFSKKHSGYAWPFYKPVDAELLGLHDYHDIIKKPMDLGTVKTKMDNREYKTAQEFASDVRLIFTNCYKYNPPDHDVVAMARKLQDVFEMRYAKIPDEPMGSMVGMKGSSSSASSSGSESSSESDDSDEERTQKLVALQQELKAMQEQMRKLVEESGKKKSKKKKPDKTKSRPMSNKSSSLVASHTGAMKELMKPSGGIPSVSDSVGASIASVAMGAGDLKMPGGMGGDLHHPAIAVGPNKTHATGSMSHHLPTAANAKPKGKGRGPGKAATANTANKRPKANSRSAGTKKKNASSQPPPITFDSEDEDNAKPMSYDEKRQLSLDINKLPGDKLGRVVHIIQSREPSLRDSNPDEIEIDFETLKPSTLRELESYVASCLRKKPHKKVSGKSKDEQMAEKKQELEKRLQDVTGQLGNVKKTAKKEDSSKSVDVVGTGGASGPSRLSASSSSSSDSDSSSSSLSSSSSDSSDSEAGNSSNRPPRKKAKKNTPSAGPPSTTTTVTSAPTLNHTGGLLMNNQPPTNSTGPITKPTVTQSSNVSSEQGGNSQQSVAVATVTTGQGMPVAGHASMPAQPPRSTAMVTTAPVKKPTPPPATTSNPPTPPPSVTPTNTNSIVASPVVPQPPQPPTSVSSFPNANAPVSTDGATLTQQSDLLQPYNTLAPVPTTQTSLEQTMSLKKKSHIPMIQTPHTTNNNTNLNLLPDVKTPVNMMPASMASNLNLGNISMTNLNMNLSQGLATHMSMHNQLESMINTTSPLTNIQNSHNATMSQQHSNGFSNIKRENSPPNMLNNNGIAGLNMGMNMGGMGSIFDPMPIVSMPMQISQIPIKKEEKSISVPQSQIPQKSMDAGALFAEMSTGMPPMGNHSSSQLMPEKKMTPPDSKNPVSNFASAFKNKTVEQNVKNASSWSSLAQASSPQSAAGSSMKSAAQDSFQAFKKQAKEKQDRQRALLEQQEMRRQQKEQAERERLRQESERRREREEEDALDKVRKTVGDQQGNVMTATSRAEEVKAIVDTDSSSPSHSSSQDKAAAERERQRLREQERRRREAMAGQIDMNMQSDLMAAFEESL, from the exons ATGCAGCAGGTGGACACTATCTCGCAAAATAATTCG ACAAGTGCACCTGGTAAGACAACGACTACGCCAGCAACTCCGGCAAAGGAGCCACCACCACGTGATGAGCCACCCGTGGAACCTGTGAATGGTGTAGTCCAACCACCTGTTGTGCCTCCACCTAATCGTCCAGGACGTGTTACCAATCAACTGCAATTTCTCCAGAAAGGTGTACTCAAGCCAGTATGGAAGCATCAATTTGCGTGGCCTTTCCAGCAACCTGTAGATGCGAAAAAGCTCAATCTGCCA GATTACCACAAAATTATAAAGCAGCCAATGGATCTGGGCACAATCAAAAAACGATTAGAGAATACGTATTATTGGAGTGGGAAAGAATGCATTCAAGACTTCAATACAATGTTCACCAATTGTTATGTTTACAACAAACCTGGAGAAGATGTTGTGGTTATGGCACAAGCTctcgaaaaattatttctcacAAAG GTTGCACAAATGCCAAAAGAGGAGGTGGAACTCGAACCCCCAGTTCCAAAAGGACCCAAGGGCAAGAAAGCTGGCAGAGTTGGAGCACCAGTAGGTGGTGTGGCAGGGGCTGCAGGAGGTACAGGTCGAGGTCGACCTTCCTCTGGTGCAGCTGCAGTTACTTCCAGTGTACCAAATAGCCTAACGCCTTCAGCTACATCAGCTGGGACAACAGGTGTAATTCCTATGCCTCCTCTTGGCACCCAAGCACCTGCATCTGTACCTGGGAGCACTAATACAACTACTATTGCTCCTCCATCAACTATGGGAGTTACCCCCATGGCTACACATAACTCTCTGCCTCAACAAGTGGTCCCTCCAACTAGCGGTTACCATGCACAACCAGCAATGGATCCACAAGCAGCTTCTGCTGTGCCTCCTCCTCCACAAGTTCCCACTGCACCTACGGTAATGCCTCCATCTCAACCAGCAAAACTTAAAAAGGGAGTGAAGAGAAAGGCTGATACCACAACTCCTACTGCGAATTCTTTCGAACCTCTATATAAACTGGATCCTAAAAATGCCAAAATACCCACAAGGCGAGAGTCTGGCCGACAAATAAAGAAG CCAACGAGGCAAGCGGAAGACGGCTTAGTGCCATTCCACCAGGCCAACATGCCTCTGATCGGGGCAATGGCCCAACAG CCTCAACATACTACTGGGAAGTCGAAAGAAAAGCTTTCAGAAGCTTTGAAATCCTGTAACGAGattttgaaagaattattCTCAAAGAAACATTCG GGATATGCATGGCCATTTTATAAACCGGTTGATGCAGAACTCCTGGGCCTCCACGATTATCATGATATTATCAAGAAACCAATGGATCTTGGTACTGTAAAG ACAAAAATGGATAATCGTGAATATAAAACAGCGCAAGAGTTCGCTAGTGATGTGAGACTCATATTCACtaattgttataaatacaATCCTCCTGACCATGACGTTGTTGCAATGGCTAGGAAACTTCAAGATGTTTTTGAAATGAG GTATGCGAAAATTCCGGATGAACCAATGGGAAGTATGGTTGGCATGAAAGGTAGCAGTAGTAGTGCTAGCAGTTCCGGATCCGAAAGTTCTTCTGAGAGTGATGATTCAGATGAAGAACGTACTCAAAAATTAGTAGCTTTACAGCAAGag CTGAAAGCTATGCAAGAACAAATGAGGAAATTAGTGGAAGAAAGtggtaaaaagaaaagtaaaaaaaagaaaccagATAAGACAAAGTCAAGGCCAATGAGCAATAAAAGTAGTAGCCTAGTTGCCAGTCATACTGGTGCCATGAAAGAACTAATGAAACCAAGTGGTGGAATCCCAAGTGTCTCTGATAGTGTTGGTGCTAGTATAGCCAGTGTTGCAATGGGAGCGGGTGATTTAAAAATGCCTGGTGGTATGGGTGGTGATCTTCATCATCCTGCAATAGCGGTAGGACCTAATAAAACTCATGCAACAGGAAGCATGAGTCATCATCTGCCAACGGCGGCAAATGCTAAGCCAAAGGGAAAAGGAAGAGGGCCTGGGAAAGCTGCAACAGCAAATACTGCAAATAAGAGGCCAAAAGCAAATAGCAGATCGGCTGGAACTAAGAAGAAAAACGCTAGTAGTCAACCGCCACCCATTACATTTGACTCAGAAGATGAAGATAATGCTAAGCCAATGTCTTATGATGAGAAAAGGCAACTTAGTTtggatattaataaattacctG gAGATAAATTAGGACGTGTTGTGCATATAATACAATCTCGGGAGCCTTCATTAAGAGATTCCAATCCAGATGAAATTGAGATTGATTTTGAAACATTGAAACCATCCACACTGAGAGAATTAGAAAGCTATGTCGCTTCGTGTCTTAGAAAAAAGCCAC ATAAAAAAGTCAGTGGTAAATCTAAGGATGAACAAATGGCAGAGAAAAAACAGGAGCTAGAGAAAAGATTACAAGATGTTACAGGGCAATTAGGCAATGTTAAGAAAACAGCTAAAAAAG AGGACAGTAGTAAATCAGTCGATGTAGTTGGAACTGGAGGAGCTAGTGGGCCTTCGCGATTGTCAGCATCGAGCAGTAGTAGCAGTGATAGTGATTCCAGCAGTAGTTCTCTTTCTTCGAGCTCCAGTGATTCAAGCGACAGTGAAGCAG GAAACTCTTCCAATCGTCCTCCAAGAAAGAAAGCAAAGAAGAACACACCAAGCGCAGGGCCACCTTCCACAACGACTACAGTTACATCG GCACCTACATTGAATCATACTGGAGGTCTTTTAATGAACAATCAACCTCCAACAAATTCTACGGGACCAATAACAAAACCAACTGTAACACAATCTAGCAACGTTTCTTCAGAACAAG gtGGTAATAGTCAACAGTCTGTGGCAGTAGCAACTGTTACAACTGGTCAAGGAATGCCTGTAGCAGGTCACGCATCCATGCCAGCGCAACCACCGCGATCCACGGCTATGGTTACGACTGCTCCTGTAAAAAAACCTACACCGCCACCAGCTACTACATCTAATCCACCAACTCCACCACCGAGTGTTACACCTACAAATACGAATTCTATAGTAGCTTCACCGGTTGTGCCTCAGCCACCGCAGCCACCAACATCCGTCAGTTCTTTCCCAAATGCAAACGCACCTGTATCTACAGACGGGGCAACTTTAACACAACAGTCAGACCTTTTGCAACCATACAATACTCTAG CTCCTGTGCCTACTACGCAAACGTCGTTGGAACAAACGAtgtcattaaaaaaaaagtcgCACATACCAATGATTCAAACACCACATacaacaaataataatacaaatttaaatttactgCCTGATGTAAAAACACCAGTGAATATGATGCCTGCAAGTATGGCATCTAATTTAAATCTGGGAAATATTAGCATGACAAATCTTAATATGAATTTGTCACAAGGATTGGCCACGCATATGTCAATGCACAATCAACTAGAGAGTATGATAAATACAACATCACCATTGACCAATATACAAAATTCTCATAACGCTACAATGTCGCAACAGCATTCCAATGGATTTTCCAATATTAAGCGTGAGAATTCTCCTCCTAATATGTTGAATAATAATGGTATAGCTGGTCTTAATATGGGGATGAATATGGGTGGAATGGGCTCAATTTTTGATCCCATGCCCATCGTTTCTATGCCAATGCAAATATCTCAAATACCAAtcaagaaagaagaaaaatcgataTCAGTTCCTCAGTCACAAATACCACAAAAATCTATGGAtg CCGGAGCTCTTTTTGCAGAAATGAGTACAGGAATGCCACCAATGGGAAATCATTCGAGTTCGCAGCTCATGCCTGAGAAAAAGATGACACCGCCTGATTCGAAAAATCCTGTGTCGAATTTTGCTTCAGCTTTTAAAAACAAG ACTGTAGAACAAAATGTGAAAAATGCTTCATCATGGTCATCTTTAGCACAAGCATCGAGTCCCCAATCTGCAGCAGGAAGTAGTATGAAAAGCGCTGCACAGGATTCATTCCAAGCATTCAAAAAGCAAGCAAAGGAAAAACAAGATAGG cAAAGAGCTCTGTTGGAACAACAAGAAATGCGTAGACAACAGAAAGAACAAGCAGAACGAGAGCGCTTACGGCAAGAgagcgaaagaagaagagaacgagaagaagaagatgcaTTAGACAAGGTCAGGAAAACTGTTGGTGATCAACAAGGAAACGTAATGACTGCTACATCAAGGGCAGAAGAGGTCAAAGCTATTGTCGATACTGATAGTAGTAGTCCAAGCCATTCATCCAGTCAAGACAAGGCTGCAGCTGAAAGAGAACGTCAAAGACTACGAGAACAAGAACGACGACGGCGCGAAGCG aTGGCTGGACAGATCGATATGAATATGCAAAGTGACTTGATGGCTGCGTTTGAGGaatcgttataa
- the LOC126864579 gene encoding bromodomain-containing protein 2-like isoform X3: protein MQQVDTISQNNSLDVEERERLCNIPKTSAPGKTTTTPATPAKEPPPRDEPPVEPVNGVVQPPVVPPPNRPGRVTNQLQFLQKGVLKPVWKHQFAWPFQQPVDAKKLNLPDYHKIIKQPMDLGTIKKRLENTYYWSGKECIQDFNTMFTNCYVYNKPGEDVVVMAQALEKLFLTKVAQMPKEEVELEPPVPKGPKGKKAGRVGAPVGGVAGAAGGTGRGRPSSGAAAVTSSVPNSLTPSATSAGTTGVIPMPPLGTQAPASVPGSTNTTTIAPPSTMGVTPMATHNSLPQQVVPPTSGYHAQPAMDPQAASAVPPPPQVPTAPTVMPPSQPAKLKKGVKRKADTTTPTANSFEPLYKLDPKNAKIPTRRESGRQIKKPTRQAEDGLVPFHQANMPLIGAMAQQPQHTTGKSKEKLSEALKSCNEILKELFSKKHSGYAWPFYKPVDAELLGLHDYHDIIKKPMDLGTVKTKMDNREYKTAQEFASDVRLIFTNCYKYNPPDHDVVAMARKLQDVFEMRYAKIPDEPMGSMVGMKGSSSSASSSGSESSSESDDSDEERTQKLVALQQELKAMQEQMRKLVEESGKKKSKKKKPDKTKSRPMSNKSSSLVASHTGAMKELMKPSGGIPSVSDSVGASIASVAMGAGDLKMPGGMGGDLHHPAIAVGPNKTHATGSMSHHLPTAANAKPKGKGRGPGKAATANTANKRPKANSRSAGTKKKNASSQPPPITFDSEDEDNAKPMSYDEKRQLSLDINKLPGDKLGRVVHIIQSREPSLRDSNPDEIEIDFETLKPSTLRELESYVASCLRKKPHKKVSGKSKDEQMAEKKQELEKRLQDVTGQLGNVKKTAKKEDSSKSVDVVGTGGASGPSRLSASSSSSSDSDSSSSSLSSSSSDSSDSEAGNSSNRPPRKKAKKNTPSAGPPSTTTTVTSAPTLNHTGGLLMNNQPPTNSTGPITKPTVTQSSNVSSEQGGNSQQSVAVATVTTGQGMPVAGHASMPAQPPRSTAMVTTAPVKKPTPPPATTSNPPTPPPSVTPTNTNSIVASPVVPQPPQPPTSVSSFPNANAPVSTDGATLTQQSDLLQPYNTLAPVPTTQTSLEQTMSLKKKSHIPMIQTPHTTNNNTNLNLLPDVKTPVNMMPASMASNLNLGNISMTNLNMNLSQGLATHMSMHNQLESMINTTSPLTNIQNSHNATMSQQHSNGFSNIKRENSPPNMLNNNGIAGLNMGMNMGGMGSIFDPMPIVSMPMQISQIPIKKEEKSISVPQSQIPQKSMDAGALFAEMSTGMPPMGNHSSSQLMPEKKMTPPDSKNPVSNFASAFKNKTVEQNVKNASSWSSLAQASSPQSAAGSSMKSAAQDSFQAFKKQAKEKQDRQRALLEQQEMRRQQKEQAERERLRQESERRREREEEDALDKVRKTVGDQQGNVMTATSRAEEVKAIVDTDSSSPSHSSSQDKAAAERERQRLREQERRRREAMAGQIDMNMQSDLMAAFEESL from the exons ATGCAGCAGGTGGACACTATCTCGCAAAATAATTCG TTAGATGTGGAGGAGCGAGAAAGGCTGTGTAATATACCGAAG ACAAGTGCACCTGGTAAGACAACGACTACGCCAGCAACTCCGGCAAAGGAGCCACCACCACGTGATGAGCCACCCGTGGAACCTGTGAATGGTGTAGTCCAACCACCTGTTGTGCCTCCACCTAATCGTCCAGGACGTGTTACCAATCAACTGCAATTTCTCCAGAAAGGTGTACTCAAGCCAGTATGGAAGCATCAATTTGCGTGGCCTTTCCAGCAACCTGTAGATGCGAAAAAGCTCAATCTGCCA GATTACCACAAAATTATAAAGCAGCCAATGGATCTGGGCACAATCAAAAAACGATTAGAGAATACGTATTATTGGAGTGGGAAAGAATGCATTCAAGACTTCAATACAATGTTCACCAATTGTTATGTTTACAACAAACCTGGAGAAGATGTTGTGGTTATGGCACAAGCTctcgaaaaattatttctcacAAAG GTTGCACAAATGCCAAAAGAGGAGGTGGAACTCGAACCCCCAGTTCCAAAAGGACCCAAGGGCAAGAAAGCTGGCAGAGTTGGAGCACCAGTAGGTGGTGTGGCAGGGGCTGCAGGAGGTACAGGTCGAGGTCGACCTTCCTCTGGTGCAGCTGCAGTTACTTCCAGTGTACCAAATAGCCTAACGCCTTCAGCTACATCAGCTGGGACAACAGGTGTAATTCCTATGCCTCCTCTTGGCACCCAAGCACCTGCATCTGTACCTGGGAGCACTAATACAACTACTATTGCTCCTCCATCAACTATGGGAGTTACCCCCATGGCTACACATAACTCTCTGCCTCAACAAGTGGTCCCTCCAACTAGCGGTTACCATGCACAACCAGCAATGGATCCACAAGCAGCTTCTGCTGTGCCTCCTCCTCCACAAGTTCCCACTGCACCTACGGTAATGCCTCCATCTCAACCAGCAAAACTTAAAAAGGGAGTGAAGAGAAAGGCTGATACCACAACTCCTACTGCGAATTCTTTCGAACCTCTATATAAACTGGATCCTAAAAATGCCAAAATACCCACAAGGCGAGAGTCTGGCCGACAAATAAAGAAG CCAACGAGGCAAGCGGAAGACGGCTTAGTGCCATTCCACCAGGCCAACATGCCTCTGATCGGGGCAATGGCCCAACAG CCTCAACATACTACTGGGAAGTCGAAAGAAAAGCTTTCAGAAGCTTTGAAATCCTGTAACGAGattttgaaagaattattCTCAAAGAAACATTCG GGATATGCATGGCCATTTTATAAACCGGTTGATGCAGAACTCCTGGGCCTCCACGATTATCATGATATTATCAAGAAACCAATGGATCTTGGTACTGTAAAG ACAAAAATGGATAATCGTGAATATAAAACAGCGCAAGAGTTCGCTAGTGATGTGAGACTCATATTCACtaattgttataaatacaATCCTCCTGACCATGACGTTGTTGCAATGGCTAGGAAACTTCAAGATGTTTTTGAAATGAG GTATGCGAAAATTCCGGATGAACCAATGGGAAGTATGGTTGGCATGAAAGGTAGCAGTAGTAGTGCTAGCAGTTCCGGATCCGAAAGTTCTTCTGAGAGTGATGATTCAGATGAAGAACGTACTCAAAAATTAGTAGCTTTACAGCAAGag CTGAAAGCTATGCAAGAACAAATGAGGAAATTAGTGGAAGAAAGtggtaaaaagaaaagtaaaaaaaagaaaccagATAAGACAAAGTCAAGGCCAATGAGCAATAAAAGTAGTAGCCTAGTTGCCAGTCATACTGGTGCCATGAAAGAACTAATGAAACCAAGTGGTGGAATCCCAAGTGTCTCTGATAGTGTTGGTGCTAGTATAGCCAGTGTTGCAATGGGAGCGGGTGATTTAAAAATGCCTGGTGGTATGGGTGGTGATCTTCATCATCCTGCAATAGCGGTAGGACCTAATAAAACTCATGCAACAGGAAGCATGAGTCATCATCTGCCAACGGCGGCAAATGCTAAGCCAAAGGGAAAAGGAAGAGGGCCTGGGAAAGCTGCAACAGCAAATACTGCAAATAAGAGGCCAAAAGCAAATAGCAGATCGGCTGGAACTAAGAAGAAAAACGCTAGTAGTCAACCGCCACCCATTACATTTGACTCAGAAGATGAAGATAATGCTAAGCCAATGTCTTATGATGAGAAAAGGCAACTTAGTTtggatattaataaattacctG gAGATAAATTAGGACGTGTTGTGCATATAATACAATCTCGGGAGCCTTCATTAAGAGATTCCAATCCAGATGAAATTGAGATTGATTTTGAAACATTGAAACCATCCACACTGAGAGAATTAGAAAGCTATGTCGCTTCGTGTCTTAGAAAAAAGCCAC ATAAAAAAGTCAGTGGTAAATCTAAGGATGAACAAATGGCAGAGAAAAAACAGGAGCTAGAGAAAAGATTACAAGATGTTACAGGGCAATTAGGCAATGTTAAGAAAACAGCTAAAAAAG AGGACAGTAGTAAATCAGTCGATGTAGTTGGAACTGGAGGAGCTAGTGGGCCTTCGCGATTGTCAGCATCGAGCAGTAGTAGCAGTGATAGTGATTCCAGCAGTAGTTCTCTTTCTTCGAGCTCCAGTGATTCAAGCGACAGTGAAGCAG GAAACTCTTCCAATCGTCCTCCAAGAAAGAAAGCAAAGAAGAACACACCAAGCGCAGGGCCACCTTCCACAACGACTACAGTTACATCG GCACCTACATTGAATCATACTGGAGGTCTTTTAATGAACAATCAACCTCCAACAAATTCTACGGGACCAATAACAAAACCAACTGTAACACAATCTAGCAACGTTTCTTCAGAACAAG gtGGTAATAGTCAACAGTCTGTGGCAGTAGCAACTGTTACAACTGGTCAAGGAATGCCTGTAGCAGGTCACGCATCCATGCCAGCGCAACCACCGCGATCCACGGCTATGGTTACGACTGCTCCTGTAAAAAAACCTACACCGCCACCAGCTACTACATCTAATCCACCAACTCCACCACCGAGTGTTACACCTACAAATACGAATTCTATAGTAGCTTCACCGGTTGTGCCTCAGCCACCGCAGCCACCAACATCCGTCAGTTCTTTCCCAAATGCAAACGCACCTGTATCTACAGACGGGGCAACTTTAACACAACAGTCAGACCTTTTGCAACCATACAATACTCTAG CTCCTGTGCCTACTACGCAAACGTCGTTGGAACAAACGAtgtcattaaaaaaaaagtcgCACATACCAATGATTCAAACACCACATacaacaaataataatacaaatttaaatttactgCCTGATGTAAAAACACCAGTGAATATGATGCCTGCAAGTATGGCATCTAATTTAAATCTGGGAAATATTAGCATGACAAATCTTAATATGAATTTGTCACAAGGATTGGCCACGCATATGTCAATGCACAATCAACTAGAGAGTATGATAAATACAACATCACCATTGACCAATATACAAAATTCTCATAACGCTACAATGTCGCAACAGCATTCCAATGGATTTTCCAATATTAAGCGTGAGAATTCTCCTCCTAATATGTTGAATAATAATGGTATAGCTGGTCTTAATATGGGGATGAATATGGGTGGAATGGGCTCAATTTTTGATCCCATGCCCATCGTTTCTATGCCAATGCAAATATCTCAAATACCAAtcaagaaagaagaaaaatcgataTCAGTTCCTCAGTCACAAATACCACAAAAATCTATGGAtg CCGGAGCTCTTTTTGCAGAAATGAGTACAGGAATGCCACCAATGGGAAATCATTCGAGTTCGCAGCTCATGCCTGAGAAAAAGATGACACCGCCTGATTCGAAAAATCCTGTGTCGAATTTTGCTTCAGCTTTTAAAAACAAG ACTGTAGAACAAAATGTGAAAAATGCTTCATCATGGTCATCTTTAGCACAAGCATCGAGTCCCCAATCTGCAGCAGGAAGTAGTATGAAAAGCGCTGCACAGGATTCATTCCAAGCATTCAAAAAGCAAGCAAAGGAAAAACAAGATAGG cAAAGAGCTCTGTTGGAACAACAAGAAATGCGTAGACAACAGAAAGAACAAGCAGAACGAGAGCGCTTACGGCAAGAgagcgaaagaagaagagaacgagaagaagaagatgcaTTAGACAAGGTCAGGAAAACTGTTGGTGATCAACAAGGAAACGTAATGACTGCTACATCAAGGGCAGAAGAGGTCAAAGCTATTGTCGATACTGATAGTAGTAGTCCAAGCCATTCATCCAGTCAAGACAAGGCTGCAGCTGAAAGAGAACGTCAAAGACTACGAGAACAAGAACGACGACGGCGCGAAGCG aTGGCTGGACAGATCGATATGAATATGCAAAGTGACTTGATGGCTGCGTTTGAGGaatcgttataa